Genomic DNA from Pseudomonas fluorescens:
GGTCTTGCAGTTTGTCCTTCAGGTCGCGCTCGATGCCGGGGAACAGTTTCGGCTCTTTGGTTTCGATGTACAGCCCGGGCTTTTGCTGCGGATTGCCCTCGGCGATATTGATCACTTCATCGAGGGTCAGGATCTTCAGGCCGGCGAACGAAGGGCGCGCGCGATCCGGGTAAGCGGTGTTGAACCAACTGCCGGCATCGAGGGTTTTGAGCTCCGCCATGGTGAATTCGTTGGCGGTGCTGTCCTTACGCTCGGGGAATTTGACCGCGACATCCGTGGTGCGCAGCAGGCTGTCGTCATGCAGGACGAACAACACGCCGTCCTTGCTGCGTTGCAGGTCCAGTTCCAGGTAATCGGCGCCCAGGTCGCGGGCCAGCTTGTAGGCGGCAGCGGTAGATTCCGGCGCGTCGAACGAGGCCCCGCGGTGGGCGATCACGGCGGGGTGCGGAATGCCTTGGAGGCTTGCCAGGGCCTTGGGGTTCGGGTTCTCGGACGCTTGGGTCTGGCCGAAGCCGAGCAACAGGCTCAGCATCAAGGCGGTGCGGGTGAAGGTGACAGGCATGCTCGAAATCCTTTCGTCGGTGTGCAAAAAACTATCTTTTAACAACTGAACGCGGTCGGCGCTATCGCCATACCGACATAAAGCTGTGCAAAGAAGATTTTTCCCACGCATTTCCAGGCCGCTTTGCAGTACCCTTGCCGCATCAGTTTCCCCGGCAGAGGGAAACCTTAAATCCTGTGTCCGCTTGCCCTGCGTGTAAACCATTGATCAGACGTCCTGAGGGACGCATCCATGAGGTTTACCATGCGCACCACTTCGACATTCATCTGCCAGGCCGCCGACCAGCTCAAGGGTTTTGTCGGCTTGAACCGCAAGACTGGCCAGTACATCGTGCGTTTCAGCGAAGACGCTTTCGGCATGGACGTGGCCGACGACGGCATCATCCCCACCTGCGAATTTGTCTGGGCCCCCGTGGCAGACGGCACCATGGCCCTCAAGCGCGAGCGGATCCAGTTGCTGCTAGACCAGCACATCGACGACCGGATCAACCTCACCGAACCCTTGCGGGTGTACATGGCCCGCAGTGATTTGCCAGAGATCGTGGCGGTGCGGCAGTTGGTGGAGGGCTGAAGCCCTCGATCTTGCGTTGAACAGAGATCCTGTGGGAGCCCACAAGGATTTTTGGAATGGCACGGTCCTGTGGCGAGGGAGCTTGCTCCCGCCGGGTCGCGCAGCGGCCCGCAAAAAAGCGATGAGCGCTGCGCACTCAAGCCGGAGAAGGCTCCCTCGCCACAAAAGCTTCCCTGCTATCACGCTACAGATTGATCAACGGTAAACACTGTGACATTAGATTGGGCGTTGGAAGGCATAGTCGCGTTCGACCTTGCACACCCTCGTATGGCAATGGCTATACCAGGTGGAGCGGCCGCGCTCACGGATCGCGCGGTGTTCGGGATGCTGCTTCCAGGCCAGGATCGCGGCTTCATCGCTCCAATAGGACACGGTAATCCCCAGGCCATCTTCGCCACGCGCCGATTCGACACCGAGAAACCCCGGCTGCTCTCGAGCCAAGGCCAGCATGTGCTCGGCGGCTTCGGCGTATCCTTGGTTCCCCTCGGTGCGCAGGGAGGTGAAAATCACTGCGTAGTAGTGGGCGTTCATGGCGTTGTCCTGGCGCAGGCTTGGACAAACGCGCTGACCAGCGGCGGCACGCGCCCTTCCAATGCGGCACGTTCAGGCTGGAACAGCGTGGCGACGAAGAACGGATGGTCCTGCAGCTCCACCGCTCGCAGGCCGCCGGCCGAGTCTCGGGCCACGGGATGCAGGCGCTGATTGAGCAAGTCTTCTTCAAAGTTCGGGTTGACCCCGAAGCGGCAATGGTAGCCCTCGAATACCATCTGGCGACCATAAGCCTTGGCAATCAACGAGTCCGCATCGAGCTGAAGGCTATCGATGGTTTCGATCAAGGCACAGCTCAGCGGCGTCAACAGCGCGCGTTTAGCTTCGGGATCGGTTTCGCCATGGGCGGCATCGGCCCAACCCATCACATTGCGCGCGTATTCCAGCACGGCATGCTGAAAACCACCGCAGGTGCCGAGGAAAGGGCGATGCTGTTCGCGGGCAAAACGAATCGCTTGCACGGCGCCGTCTTCACTTCGGTAAGGACTGCCGGGCACGCACCAGACGCCGTTGAAGTCATTTAGAACGCTGTTGTCAGCGATGGAGTCGGTTGCCAACCATTGGAAGTGAATGTCTTGGCCGGTTTGTCTGGTGATGAGCTCAAGGGCGATGGGGATTGCCCGATGAGCCGTTATCTGGGGGGCATGGTCGCCGACCAGGGCGATGTGTAAAGGACGCTGTTTTTCCATGGGAGAGTCGCCGCTTGTTGATTCCTGGTCGCCACTATAGATTGGCGTTCACGCAATCAATATTGGCGTTTATACAAGTGATCAATGCAGCAGCGCACTATCGTTTGGACTATCCCGACCTGTCCCTGATCCTCGCACTGGTCCGTGGCGGCTCACTGGCCCGGGCCGCTCGATTGCTGCAGGTGGATGTGTCCACGGTGTTTCGTTCGGTACGTCGGCTGGAGGCGGCCCTGGGCCAGCCCTTGTTCGAAAAAAGCCGTTCCGGGTACTTGCCCACGAGCCTGGCCCAGGCGCTGGCCGAGCAAGCCGAGCGCGCCGAACAGGCCTTGGAGGCGGCGCGGGTGGGGGTGGAGCAGGGCGGCGAGGTCATCAGCGGGACGGTACGCTTGACGTGCAGCGACTCGGTCCTGCAAGCGTTGCTGCTGCCTGCGCTGGCGCGTTTCATGCCCGCGTATCCGGCGTTGACCCTTGAGCTGAGCACCTCGAACGACTTCGCCAACCTGAGCCGCCGCGATGCCGACATCGCGTTACGCCTGACCCGTACGCCGCCGGAACACCTGGTCGGTCGAAATCTGGGCGATGTGGCATACCGGGTATGCGCCAGCGCCACCTACCTGCGCTTGGCGAATACGGATGACCTGGCTTCCATGACCTGGATCGCGTCGGACGATTTCCTCCCGGATCACCCCACCGTGGCCTGGCGCCGCCAACATCTACCCGCCGTGGTGCCCGCCTATCGCTGCAACAGCATGCTCTCGGTCACCGAACTGGTGCGAGCCGGCTTGGGTGTGGCGGCGTTGCCGGACTTTCTGATCGATGAACACCAGGGCCTGATACCCCTTGGCGAACCGCTGGAGGGGTATGACACCGCCCTGTGGCTCCTGACTCGCCCTGACTGCCGGGCCTTGCGCTCGGTGGTGAGCTTGTTCGATGAGCTGGGGCGCAATCTGCGCTGGCTCTGACTTTTAACGAGTAGGGTGTGCATGACTCAATGGACGATGGTCCCCAACGGTTATAGTGCCTCAAGCACCCGCCCTTGGCAGAGAACATCACGATGACGAAGTCTTCCCAACCCACTCCCGCCGCACCCGTTGACCACTTGCGTTTTCATCGCCCCCACGCGCATCTGGCGCCGACCTTCGGCAATGACCGCTTTGCGCTGAGAGCGGAGGCGTTCGCGCGTTTTTTCGGGACGCCGATGTTCCTCGGCGCGCAAACCTTGATCGTGCTGATATGGGTCAGCCTGAACCTGGTGGGGGTCTTTC
This window encodes:
- a CDS encoding DUF2025 family protein — its product is MRTTSTFICQAADQLKGFVGLNRKTGQYIVRFSEDAFGMDVADDGIIPTCEFVWAPVADGTMALKRERIQLLLDQHIDDRINLTEPLRVYMARSDLPEIVAVRQLVEG
- a CDS encoding antibiotic biosynthesis monooxygenase family protein; the protein is MNAHYYAVIFTSLRTEGNQGYAEAAEHMLALAREQPGFLGVESARGEDGLGITVSYWSDEAAILAWKQHPEHRAIRERGRSTWYSHCHTRVCKVERDYAFQRPI
- a CDS encoding CTP synthase C-terminal region-related (seleno)protein yields the protein MEKQRPLHIALVGDHAPQITAHRAIPIALELITRQTGQDIHFQWLATDSIADNSVLNDFNGVWCVPGSPYRSEDGAVQAIRFAREQHRPFLGTCGGFQHAVLEYARNVMGWADAAHGETDPEAKRALLTPLSCALIETIDSLQLDADSLIAKAYGRQMVFEGYHCRFGVNPNFEEDLLNQRLHPVARDSAGGLRAVELQDHPFFVATLFQPERAALEGRVPPLVSAFVQACARTTP
- a CDS encoding LysR family transcriptional regulator — encoded protein: MLIPGRHYRLAFTQSILAFIQVINAAAHYRLDYPDLSLILALVRGGSLARAARLLQVDVSTVFRSVRRLEAALGQPLFEKSRSGYLPTSLAQALAEQAERAEQALEAARVGVEQGGEVISGTVRLTCSDSVLQALLLPALARFMPAYPALTLELSTSNDFANLSRRDADIALRLTRTPPEHLVGRNLGDVAYRVCASATYLRLANTDDLASMTWIASDDFLPDHPTVAWRRQHLPAVVPAYRCNSMLSVTELVRAGLGVAALPDFLIDEHQGLIPLGEPLEGYDTALWLLTRPDCRALRSVVSLFDELGRNLRWL